The genomic window GCGAAGGATGCGATCGCTGCGGAGGAGATCGTCGTAGAGCGGCGTGCCGCGAAACGGCGTCATGATGCTGAGGAACGGCACGTCGACGCCGATCGCATTGAGCCGGTCGGCCGTGTCGGCGATCGACGCCTCGGTTTGCGCGTCGAAGCCGGAGATGAACCCCGCCATCACCGCGATGCCGCGGTCGTGGAGCTTCTGGATGGCTCGCGCGTATTCGTTCACGTGGTTCTGCCGCTTGTCGACGCTCTCCAAGTTGACGGCGTCGAGGCTCTCGATGCCCAGGAAGATCCCGATGCAACCTGAGCGCTCCATGAGATCGAGCAGCTCATCGTCATGGGTGATGTCGATGGACGCTTGCGTGAGCCACTCGCGACCGAGCCCGCGCATGGCGCCGAGGAGCTCCTTCGCCCATCGCCGCTTGACGAGCAGGTTGTCGTCCCAGAACCAAGCGAGACGCTCGTGCCAAGGCGCGTCTTCTGGTGCCGTCGACAGGTCGCGCAGCACATCGTCGATGGGGCGGACGCGAAAGCCCGGATTCAAGTCGGGAACCGTGCAGAAGCGGCACGAAAAGGGGCACCCGCGCGTCGCCTGCAGCACGTGACGAACCACGAACGAGTCCTCGAGGAGGTCGTAGCGCGGCGTGGGCAATCCACGCATCGAGTGAGGCCCGCCTCGGTAGACGCGCTTCAGGCATCCGCGCGCCGCGTCCTCGAGCACCCGAGGCCAGATGTCGTCGGCCTCGCCGATGACCACGGCGTCGACGTGCTCGAGCGCCTCGTCAACCCAATAGGAGACGTGAGGCCCGCCGGCCACGACGGGCAGGCCGCGCGCGCGTGCTCGGTCGGCGTGCGCGTAGGCCGAGCGGGCGAAGCCGGAGAAGAACGAGAGCGCGAGCAGGTCCGCGTTCCCGTCGTCGGGCACGGCGCGCACCTGCTCATGAACGAGCTCAACGGAGTGCTCTTGGGGCGTGAGAGCCGCGAGGTGGATCCCGGTGATGGGAGGTACGAAGTCGACCCCATGACCGCGGCGGTAGCGAGGCTGGTAGGCCACGACGATGCGCACCTTCATGACTGACCACTAACGCGCGCAGGGTTGCTTCTCTTCCGCGGCGCGCGCTCAAGGTAACACGCGCGCCTCGCCTCGGGCCGCGTGGCTCAGGTGTAGACAGCCTGCGTCGAAATCGCGATGAGCTTGCCCGTCGTCCGCGAGATGCCCACGTAGACGTAGACCACGGGGCCGTCTTCGTCCTGATCACCGGACGCGTTGGTGCCGAAGGTGTAGCCCACGACGCCGCGAAGCTGCTCCTTCATGTATTTGACCGCGAGGCCAGCCTGCCTTGCATCCCGCTCATCGGGATCGGTCAGGGCAGCGTCGGCGAGCACGTCCGCCAAGGAGAGCTTCTCAGCGCGGCAGGTGCGCTTGCTGATGTCGCGCTCAGCCTGGGTCTGGATCTCTGCCTTGAGACGCGTGCGCAGCACCGTCGACGTGAGCTTGCGTGCACCACCGCTGTCGGCCTCGAAGACGGTGTACGGATAGTCGCCTTCGCTCATGAAGACCACGTCGCGAAGGAGGTCCGTGAGCTTCGCCTTGATTTGCGCGTCGCTCTCCTGGTTGCGGCGTTCGAGGGCGCCTTCGGCGGTCTCCGCGCCGCTCGCCTCTTCGCCTTGCCCAGAAGCGCAGCCCTGAAGGCAAGCGACAGCACCCATGACAGCAACCCAGGTACCCCATCGATTCATCGTCATCACCTCGTGCCGGCGACGTAAGCGAGGAGCGTGCCGAGAGCGACCTCATCAGATTTCCCGGCGGGGTGAGAGCACGTCACACGTCCGTCACGGTCGACGGTGACTCTCGGATCCACGATCGGATCACGCCGAGGTGAGCGCGCCAGGGTCGCGAGGGGAGCCAATCCGTCGCTGTCGCTCGCGCGAGACGGTGGCGGAAGGCGATCCACACCCCCATCGGCCCACGCGGCGGATCTTTCCAGCAGCGTCACCGGTGAGACAAGGAATCGGTCACTTGCGGGCGCCTCGCGCCGCGACGCTCCGTGGGCACGACGTGTGCGATGCACCTCTCGCCATGAAAAAGTCGCTGCCCCGTTTCGCGATCGTCGTCGCCATGCTCACAGC from Myxococcales bacterium includes these protein-coding regions:
- a CDS encoding B12-binding domain-containing radical SAM protein, with amino-acid sequence MKVRIVVAYQPRYRRGHGVDFVPPITGIHLAALTPQEHSVELVHEQVRAVPDDGNADLLALSFFSGFARSAYAHADRARARGLPVVAGGPHVSYWVDEALEHVDAVVIGEADDIWPRVLEDAARGCLKRVYRGGPHSMRGLPTPRYDLLEDSFVVRHVLQATRGCPFSCRFCTVPDLNPGFRVRPIDDVLRDLSTAPEDAPWHERLAWFWDDNLLVKRRWAKELLGAMRGLGREWLTQASIDITHDDELLDLMERSGCIGIFLGIESLDAVNLESVDKRQNHVNEYARAIQKLHDRGIAVMAGFISGFDAQTEASIADTADRLNAIGVDVPFLSIMTPFRGTPLYDDLLRSDRILRDRDWGHYNGYNVAFRPARMSPEALLGAHRAMWRRAFSPSLVAERLARAAKLRPGAFRLALAMNGFYGAKAFMGNGPRDAPVGGKAIAHAAPDDVRPSTLRGESARGGEGEVIPLRVSSPRRAL